The Acidicapsa acidisoli genome contains a region encoding:
- the pdxT gene encoding pyridoxal 5'-phosphate synthase glutaminase subunit PdxT → MIPIESTQSNTGDELAHRNAPHIGVLAIQGDYERHAAALEESGAQPSLVKTPEALAELDALILPGGESTTMLKFLNRNNFFEALKVFAQQKPVFGTCAGAILLAKEVRKPSQSSLSILDIAVERNAYGAQRDSAILTLDTKLPGGPLETVFIRAPRIVSAAPEVEILAEREGFPVLVRQGHTIAATFHPELSADRRVHQLFVDLVHANSHAGHRPE, encoded by the coding sequence ATGATCCCCATTGAAAGCACCCAATCGAACACAGGAGACGAGTTGGCCCATCGAAATGCGCCCCACATCGGCGTTCTAGCCATCCAGGGCGACTACGAACGCCACGCCGCCGCCCTCGAAGAATCCGGCGCGCAGCCATCCCTGGTCAAGACCCCCGAAGCCCTCGCAGAACTCGACGCCCTGATCCTACCCGGCGGTGAATCCACCACCATGCTCAAGTTTCTCAATCGCAACAATTTTTTCGAAGCGTTGAAGGTCTTCGCCCAGCAGAAACCCGTCTTCGGCACCTGCGCCGGAGCAATCCTTCTGGCAAAAGAAGTCCGCAAGCCCAGCCAGTCCAGCCTCAGCATCCTCGACATCGCCGTCGAACGTAACGCATACGGCGCCCAGCGCGACTCCGCCATCCTCACCCTGGACACCAAACTTCCAGGCGGTCCGCTCGAAACCGTCTTCATCCGCGCCCCCCGCATCGTTTCCGCCGCCCCCGAAGTCGAAATCCTGGCAGAGCGCGAAGGCTTCCCGGTCCTCGTCCGCCAGGGCCACACCATTGCCGCCACTTTCCATCCCGAGCTATCGGCCGACCGCCGTGTCCACCAGCTCTTCGTCGATCTCGTCCATGCAAACAGCCACGCCGGGCATCGTCCCGAATAA
- a CDS encoding rhodanese-like domain-containing protein: MDFIALIAQHGYALTAAVMFFAALGLPLPMAISLLAAGAAVHNGLRPEVVLALAWSAAMAGDLLLYLGGRFTGWWLLTGICWVSINPEQCIFSSADSFYKRGPQTLLFAKFIPGLGTVAAPLAGSLNMRLPRFLRLMAVGELLYCGTWLVAGYIFFRFVREVAAWMESAGHVVLLALLLLAAGYGATILFFVIRSRRYRQIEKISAERLQERIDASGGDRLVVIADVRSHNYYDPGMHRIKNSIRIEPHRLQEELEALKEFMAPDCEIYLYCSCIRDTTSVRVAHAMKEANLRTMVIEGGMKAWARAGGELEPVPEEDLQRLPRFD; the protein is encoded by the coding sequence GTGGATTTCATCGCGCTTATAGCGCAGCATGGGTATGCGCTGACGGCGGCTGTCATGTTCTTTGCGGCACTCGGGCTGCCCCTGCCGATGGCGATTTCACTGCTGGCGGCAGGCGCGGCGGTGCACAACGGACTACGACCCGAGGTGGTGCTGGCACTGGCGTGGTCGGCGGCGATGGCTGGGGATTTACTGCTTTACCTGGGCGGACGATTTACGGGGTGGTGGCTGCTGACCGGAATTTGCTGGGTTTCAATCAATCCTGAGCAATGCATTTTTTCTTCAGCGGATTCGTTTTACAAGCGGGGACCGCAGACGCTGCTGTTTGCCAAGTTCATCCCCGGTCTTGGAACGGTGGCCGCGCCGCTGGCTGGAAGCCTGAACATGCGGTTGCCACGGTTTCTGCGCCTGATGGCTGTGGGAGAGCTGTTGTATTGCGGAACGTGGCTGGTGGCCGGATATATTTTCTTTCGATTTGTGCGCGAAGTGGCTGCGTGGATGGAGAGCGCGGGTCATGTGGTTCTGCTGGCTTTGCTGCTGCTGGCGGCCGGTTACGGGGCGACGATTCTGTTTTTTGTGATTCGTTCCCGACGATACCGGCAGATTGAGAAGATTTCTGCGGAGCGGCTGCAGGAGCGGATCGATGCTTCGGGCGGGGACCGGCTGGTGGTAATTGCCGATGTGCGCAGCCATAACTACTACGACCCTGGAATGCACCGGATCAAGAATTCGATTCGCATAGAGCCGCACCGTTTGCAGGAAGAGCTAGAGGCGCTGAAGGAGTTCATGGCTCCTGATTGCGAGATTTATTTGTATTGCAGTTGTATTCGCGACACGACAAGCGTGCGGGTGGCCCACGCGATGAAGGAGGCGAATCTGAGGACTATGGTGATTGAGGGAGGTATGAAGGCGTGGGCTCGGGCTGGGGGTGAGTTGGAGCCGGTGCCGGAGGAGGATTTACAGAGATTGCCTCGGTTTGATTGA
- a CDS encoding alpha/beta hydrolase, which produces MKTFAFRLLCIVLLLAPIASAQDVIPLYPGVASGSTQESYPEKQYFSKVWNTDVVTNVTRPTLMVFKPAPELKINTAVVICPGGGFMALSIGSEGTDVAKYLAARGVTAFVLKYRLAHTGEDATQEFGPLFADRPKFDAMMKDEEPLAVADGLAAVAYVRQHASEFGISPDRVGIIGFSAGGAVTAEVALHYKPEGRPAFVAPIYGGALSKDAPVPSDAPPMFIAAATDDSLGLAPGSIALWQKWADAHKSVELHMYAKGGHGFGMHTNNIPTDHWIDRFADWLQLEGFVNK; this is translated from the coding sequence ATGAAAACCTTTGCTTTTCGACTGCTCTGTATTGTGCTGTTGCTGGCTCCCATTGCATCGGCGCAGGATGTTATTCCGCTTTATCCCGGCGTTGCGTCTGGTTCGACTCAGGAGAGCTATCCGGAGAAGCAGTACTTTTCCAAAGTCTGGAATACGGATGTGGTCACGAATGTGACTCGGCCAACTCTCATGGTTTTCAAGCCTGCTCCGGAGTTGAAGATCAATACCGCTGTCGTTATCTGCCCGGGCGGGGGATTTATGGCTTTGTCCATAGGCAGCGAAGGCACGGATGTCGCCAAATATCTGGCTGCCAGAGGTGTGACTGCTTTCGTGTTGAAATATCGCCTTGCGCACACGGGTGAGGACGCCACGCAGGAGTTTGGGCCGTTGTTCGCAGACAGGCCGAAGTTCGACGCGATGATGAAAGACGAGGAACCGCTGGCTGTGGCGGACGGCTTAGCTGCGGTTGCTTACGTAAGGCAGCACGCTTCGGAGTTTGGAATCTCCCCGGATCGCGTGGGGATTATTGGATTTTCCGCTGGTGGAGCGGTAACGGCGGAAGTTGCGTTGCACTACAAGCCTGAGGGGCGGCCTGCTTTTGTCGCTCCTATCTATGGCGGCGCGTTGTCGAAAGATGCTCCTGTGCCCTCGGATGCGCCTCCCATGTTTATTGCGGCGGCTACGGACGATTCGCTGGGGCTGGCGCCGGGGAGTATTGCGCTCTGGCAGAAATGGGCAGACGCTCACAAGTCGGTTGAGTTGCATATGTATGCGAAGGGCGGCCATGGCTTTGGAATGCATACGAATAACATTCCTACGGATCACTGGATTGACCGGTTTGCGGATTGGTTGCAGTTGGAGGGGTTTGTGAATAAGTAG
- a CDS encoding Lcl domain-containing protein, with amino-acid sequence MTLISPASTDATGRSKIVAMKIKCTFLLIALTSAVVVSARSPERADAQENQMRAVWVDSSTGLMWAGKDNGKDISWRKAMKYCYCLRLDGHSDWRLANMAELQGIYDKTVEAPGLAGPTKAPRAFTWHVKGNLFLTGDQWSGHQVTGRTPLESYEYHFDFNEGRPDKDPSGWPYPFSGMRALCVRDSGK; translated from the coding sequence ATGACCTTGATTTCTCCTGCAAGCACAGACGCAACCGGCAGAAGTAAAATCGTCGCAATGAAAATCAAATGCACATTTCTACTGATCGCCCTTACTTCTGCCGTGGTTGTCTCTGCTCGATCACCGGAGCGCGCAGACGCACAGGAAAACCAAATGCGAGCAGTTTGGGTTGATTCATCCACCGGCCTGATGTGGGCCGGGAAGGATAACGGTAAGGATATAAGTTGGAGAAAGGCCATGAAGTACTGCTACTGTCTGCGTTTAGATGGTCATTCCGACTGGAGGTTGGCGAATATGGCTGAGCTTCAAGGCATATACGACAAGACAGTCGAAGCTCCCGGGCTGGCGGGTCCCACCAAGGCTCCCAGAGCTTTCACTTGGCATGTAAAGGGCAATCTGTTCTTGACCGGAGATCAATGGAGCGGTCACCAAGTGACGGGCCGCACGCCCCTAGAGTCGTATGAATATCACTTTGACTTCAATGAGGGCAGGCCAGACAAAGATCCTAGTGGCTGGCCTTACCCATTCTCGGGAATGCGCGCCTTGTGTGTGCGCGATTCTGGAAAATAA
- the pdxS gene encoding pyridoxal 5'-phosphate synthase lyase subunit PdxS, translating into MAEANHNGSLTSTSLRLKVGLAEMLKGGVIMDVMNVEQARIAEESGAVAVMALERVPAMIRAEGGVARMANPKLIKEIKAVVSIPVMAKARIGHFAEAQILEAIGVDFIDESEVLTPADEAHHIDKHAFTIPFVCGARNLGEALRRIAEGAAMIRTKGEAGTGDVVHAVQHMRQITRELRQLTVAREEELYNLAKEHGAPYELIRMVAKNGKLPVPNFSAGGIATPADAALMMQLGAETVFVGSGIFMKERATPLDVEHNQKEREEAVSRAKAIVIATTHFNDPKILAEVSEQVTGTMKGLAAAAIEEQHLLQTRGW; encoded by the coding sequence ATGGCAGAAGCGAATCATAATGGAAGCCTTACAAGCACCAGCCTGCGTCTCAAGGTAGGTTTGGCCGAGATGCTCAAGGGCGGCGTCATCATGGACGTCATGAACGTCGAGCAGGCCCGCATCGCCGAAGAATCCGGCGCAGTCGCCGTCATGGCCCTGGAACGCGTTCCCGCCATGATCCGCGCCGAGGGCGGCGTAGCCCGCATGGCCAATCCGAAGCTCATTAAAGAGATCAAAGCCGTCGTCTCTATCCCGGTCATGGCCAAGGCCCGCATCGGTCACTTCGCCGAAGCCCAGATCCTCGAAGCCATCGGCGTCGACTTCATCGACGAGAGCGAAGTCCTCACCCCCGCCGACGAAGCTCATCACATCGACAAGCACGCCTTCACCATCCCCTTCGTCTGCGGAGCGCGCAACCTCGGCGAAGCCCTGCGTCGCATCGCCGAAGGCGCAGCCATGATCCGCACCAAGGGCGAAGCAGGCACCGGCGACGTAGTCCACGCCGTCCAGCACATGCGCCAGATCACCCGCGAACTCCGCCAGCTCACCGTCGCCCGTGAAGAAGAGCTCTACAATCTCGCCAAAGAGCACGGCGCGCCCTACGAACTGATCCGCATGGTCGCCAAGAACGGCAAGCTCCCCGTCCCGAATTTCTCTGCCGGCGGCATCGCTACCCCCGCCGATGCAGCCCTGATGATGCAGCTAGGCGCAGAAACGGTATTCGTAGGCAGCGGAATCTTCATGAAAGAACGCGCCACCCCTCTGGACGTAGAGCACAACCAGAAGGAGCGCGAAGAAGCCGTCTCCCGCGCCAAAGCCATCGTAATCGCCACCACCCACTTCAACGACCCCAAAATCCTCGCAGAAGTAAGCGAACAAGTCACCGGCACCATGAAGGGCCTTGCCGCAGCAGCCATAGAAGAGCAACACCTCCTCCAAACCCGCGGCTGGTGA
- a CDS encoding Orn/Lys/Arg family decarboxylase has translation MDEGRWVLLIASEVGGTDSVSDRAMERLVDAISKEGYEVVRTSTPEDGLSLVKSDPSHSAILLDWDLAGEHQFDERAALRIIRAVRRRNKKVPIFLIADRTLVSELPLEVVKQVHEYIHLFGDTPAFIASRVDFAVERYNEQLLPPYFRELKKYNDQGAYSWDAPGHMGGVAFLKHPVGMEFHKFFGENIMRSDLGISTSPLGSWLDHIGPPGESERNAARIFGADWTFYVLGGSSTSNQIVGHGVIGQDDLVIIDANCHKSICHSLTVTGARPVYLTPTRNGYGMIGLVPLKRFSPETIKELIAKSPFSAGAVSQEATYAAVTNSTYDGLCYDVNRVVSELSQSVPRIHFDEAWYAYAKFHPIYRGRFAMDVPDEIPNRPALFAVQSTHKMLAAFSMASMVHIKLSPRAPLDFDQFNESFMMHGTTSPFYPLIASLDVAAAMMDEPAGPTLMAETIFDAISFRKAMSSIAHRLRALEDGDGWFFRLFQPDKVEDPVDGQRYLFEDAPDELLALNSSCWTLKPGDDWHGYQDEDVEDDYCMLDPTKVTILMPGVNAQGVVAEWGIPAAILTEFLDARRVEIARTGDYTVLVLFSVGTSKGKWGSLLENLFEFKRLYDTEATLSEALPDLVEKYPLKYRNVTLKELSDEMHAAMVELRLSALEGEACELDTQEVLTPAQTYQKLLRNGTEKVKFTEMAGRIAGVMLVPYPPGIPVCMPGERLGGQDSPVIKLILALEEFGKRFPGFEREVHGIEVDAQGDYWMRAVIEVVETNGKRSNGKNRPPSSAPPVKRKRKAGAKSTTGSLSRDSESKPLTSG, from the coding sequence ATGGACGAAGGACGTTGGGTGCTGCTGATTGCCAGCGAAGTGGGTGGTACGGACTCGGTTTCGGACCGGGCGATGGAACGGCTGGTGGATGCGATCAGCAAAGAGGGATATGAGGTGGTTCGCACCTCGACGCCGGAGGATGGTTTGTCCCTGGTCAAGAGCGATCCTTCGCACTCGGCGATTCTGCTGGACTGGGATCTGGCTGGAGAGCACCAGTTTGACGAACGCGCTGCGCTGCGGATTATTCGCGCGGTGAGACGGCGGAACAAAAAAGTCCCAATCTTCCTGATCGCCGACCGGACGCTGGTGAGCGAGTTACCGCTGGAGGTGGTCAAGCAGGTGCATGAGTATATTCACCTGTTTGGCGATACGCCGGCGTTTATCGCAAGCCGCGTGGATTTTGCCGTGGAGCGGTACAACGAGCAGCTTTTGCCGCCGTATTTTCGTGAGCTGAAGAAGTATAACGACCAGGGCGCGTATAGCTGGGATGCTCCGGGACACATGGGTGGCGTGGCGTTTCTGAAGCACCCGGTCGGCATGGAGTTCCACAAATTCTTTGGCGAGAACATCATGCGCTCGGATCTGGGGATTTCGACTTCGCCGCTGGGGTCGTGGCTGGATCATATCGGGCCTCCGGGCGAGTCGGAGCGGAACGCGGCACGGATCTTTGGAGCGGACTGGACGTTTTATGTGCTGGGTGGTTCGTCGACTTCGAACCAGATCGTCGGACACGGGGTTATTGGGCAGGACGACCTTGTCATCATCGACGCGAATTGCCATAAGTCGATTTGCCACTCGCTGACGGTCACCGGAGCGCGGCCGGTTTATCTCACACCGACGCGCAATGGCTACGGGATGATCGGGCTGGTGCCGCTGAAGCGATTCAGCCCGGAAACTATCAAGGAACTGATTGCGAAGAGCCCGTTTTCCGCCGGGGCTGTTTCGCAGGAGGCTACTTATGCGGCGGTGACTAACTCGACGTATGACGGGTTATGTTACGACGTGAATCGCGTGGTAAGTGAGTTATCGCAGAGCGTGCCGCGGATTCACTTTGACGAAGCGTGGTATGCGTATGCCAAGTTTCATCCCATCTATCGCGGGCGTTTTGCGATGGATGTTCCGGATGAGATTCCGAACCGGCCGGCGCTGTTTGCGGTGCAGTCGACGCACAAGATGCTGGCTGCGTTTTCGATGGCGTCGATGGTGCATATCAAGCTCAGTCCGCGTGCGCCGCTGGATTTTGATCAGTTCAATGAATCGTTCATGATGCATGGCACGACTTCGCCGTTTTATCCGCTGATTGCTTCGCTGGATGTGGCGGCGGCGATGATGGACGAGCCTGCGGGGCCGACGCTGATGGCGGAGACGATCTTTGACGCGATCAGCTTCCGCAAGGCAATGTCGTCGATTGCGCACAGGTTGCGCGCGCTTGAGGATGGGGATGGCTGGTTCTTCCGGCTCTTTCAGCCGGACAAGGTCGAGGACCCGGTCGATGGGCAGCGGTATCTGTTTGAGGATGCGCCGGATGAATTGCTGGCTCTGAATTCAAGCTGCTGGACGCTGAAGCCTGGAGACGACTGGCATGGCTATCAGGATGAGGATGTCGAAGACGACTACTGCATGCTGGACCCGACGAAGGTCACGATCCTGATGCCGGGCGTGAATGCGCAGGGCGTGGTCGCGGAATGGGGCATTCCAGCGGCGATTCTGACGGAGTTTCTGGATGCGCGGCGGGTTGAGATTGCACGCACCGGAGATTACACCGTTCTGGTGCTGTTTTCGGTGGGAACCAGCAAGGGCAAGTGGGGAAGTTTGCTGGAGAATCTCTTCGAATTCAAGAGGCTGTACGATACCGAGGCGACGCTCAGCGAGGCGCTGCCGGATCTGGTTGAGAAGTATCCGTTGAAGTACCGGAATGTAACGCTCAAGGAACTTAGCGACGAGATGCACGCGGCCATGGTGGAACTGCGGCTGAGTGCGCTTGAGGGTGAGGCTTGCGAGCTGGATACGCAGGAGGTTTTGACGCCCGCGCAGACGTATCAGAAGCTGCTAAGGAACGGCACGGAAAAGGTCAAGTTCACGGAGATGGCCGGGCGGATTGCGGGAGTGATGCTGGTGCCGTATCCGCCAGGGATTCCGGTGTGCATGCCGGGTGAGCGGCTGGGTGGGCAGGACAGTCCTGTGATCAAGCTGATTCTGGCGCTTGAGGAGTTTGGCAAGCGGTTCCCTGGGTTTGAGCGCGAGGTGCATGGGATCGAGGTAGACGCGCAGGGGGATTACTGGATGCGCGCGGTGATCGAAGTCGTAGAGACGAATGGGAAGCGGTCGAATGGAAAGAATCGGCCGCCGAGTTCGGCTCCGCCGGTGAAGCGGAAGCGGAAAGCCGGTGCGAAGTCGACCACAGGTTCTCTATCGCGTGATTCGGAGAGCAAGCCGCTGACTTCAGGGTGA
- a CDS encoding PadR family transcriptional regulator, which yields MLGEFEYLILSAAANLGEEAYGAAMRAAIETTAGRTCSLGALYTTLDRLETKGLVETWMGEPTQQRGGRARRMVRVTSEGSRAAREFYDAVTRMSRGTAWADGRTGELPGDLA from the coding sequence ATGCTTGGCGAATTTGAGTACCTGATTCTTTCGGCGGCGGCGAACCTGGGCGAAGAGGCCTATGGGGCGGCGATGCGTGCGGCGATTGAGACGACGGCGGGGCGGACTTGCTCGTTGGGCGCGCTTTACACGACACTCGACCGGTTGGAGACAAAAGGCCTGGTGGAGACATGGATGGGCGAGCCTACGCAGCAGCGCGGCGGACGCGCACGCCGCATGGTGCGGGTAACGAGCGAGGGCAGCCGGGCAGCGCGTGAGTTCTATGATGCTGTGACACGGATGAGCCGCGGGACGGCCTGGGCCGATGGCCGAACCGGAGAACTGCCGGGAGATCTGGCGTGA
- a CDS encoding alpha/beta hydrolase, whose protein sequence is MGFMGYRIRVFAVALVLGTALLGAKQLHAAESGGQVVVRELRGESLTHSLIGTNPVRRLAVYLPAGYEGSARRYPVLYYLQNPLSEFSSSFYEHEARAVLDRATEPGGIGPFVMVAVDMATPFGCSWYVNSPVTGNWEDFMMQEVVPYVDANFRTLPTRDSRGIFGDFMGGYGAIRFGMTHPEVFGAVYALHPVGTGSGIYTMYSRPDWEKLARIKSTDELSKEVWANIFLSIFQASVPDVDKPPLYIDLQAHKTGDALEIDSAVTERLRDDFLLETMIGKYADNLKSLRGFRFDWARNDGNQDHVYANQAFTHKLNEFGIAHEAEEYNGVWGSGNWSTDGRVATEVLPFFQRSLVFETSVKTGGAD, encoded by the coding sequence ATGGGATTCATGGGATATCGCATACGTGTGTTTGCCGTGGCGCTGGTATTGGGAACAGCGTTGCTGGGGGCAAAGCAGCTCCATGCGGCTGAGAGCGGCGGCCAGGTGGTAGTGCGCGAGTTGCGCGGCGAAAGCCTGACGCACAGCCTGATCGGCACCAATCCTGTGCGGCGGCTGGCGGTCTATCTGCCTGCCGGATATGAAGGATCTGCGAGGCGGTATCCAGTCCTTTACTACTTGCAGAATCCGCTTTCGGAATTCAGCTCATCGTTTTACGAACATGAGGCGCGAGCGGTGCTTGATCGGGCGACGGAGCCGGGAGGGATTGGGCCGTTTGTCATGGTCGCGGTTGATATGGCGACGCCGTTTGGCTGTTCGTGGTACGTAAATTCACCGGTAACGGGCAACTGGGAAGACTTCATGATGCAGGAGGTGGTGCCGTATGTGGACGCGAATTTTCGGACGCTGCCGACGCGCGACTCACGCGGTATCTTCGGAGATTTTATGGGCGGGTATGGAGCGATTCGATTTGGCATGACACATCCGGAGGTCTTCGGGGCGGTGTATGCGCTGCATCCCGTTGGGACGGGGTCGGGGATCTACACGATGTATTCGCGGCCGGATTGGGAGAAGCTGGCCAGGATCAAATCCACCGATGAGTTGTCGAAGGAAGTCTGGGCCAATATTTTCCTTAGTATCTTTCAGGCCAGCGTGCCGGATGTGGACAAGCCGCCCCTGTATATCGACTTACAGGCTCATAAGACCGGTGATGCGCTGGAGATCGATAGTGCGGTTACGGAACGGCTGCGGGATGACTTTCTGCTGGAGACGATGATTGGCAAGTACGCGGATAATCTGAAATCGCTGCGCGGATTCCGGTTCGACTGGGCGCGGAATGATGGAAACCAGGATCACGTGTACGCGAACCAGGCGTTTACTCACAAGCTGAATGAGTTTGGGATTGCTCATGAGGCGGAGGAGTACAACGGGGTCTGGGGCAGTGGTAACTGGAGCACGGATGGACGCGTGGCGACGGAGGTGTTGCCGTTCTTTCAGAGGAGTCTGGTGTTTGAGACCAGCGTGAAGACCGGTGGTGCGGATTAA